TGGCGATCCTCAGCGCGTGGACGCCCGTCGACACGCGGCAGAGCCAGTTCTACGGGCTCATGCTGTTCATGGAGGCGAACCTGCTCGGCGTGTTCGCCGCGCTCGACTTCTTCCTGTGGTTCGTCTTCTGGGAGGCCGTGCTGGTCCCGATGTACTTCCTCATCGGGATCTGGGGCGGCCCGCGCCGCAAGTACGCCGCGATCAAGTTCTTCGTGTACACGAACGCGGCGTCGCTTTTGATGTTCATCGGCTTCATGAGCCTCGTGTTCGCGCTCGGCGACTCGGTGTCGTCGTTCGCGCTGCCCGAGATCGCACAGGCGGTCGCCGCGGGCGGGCTGACCGAGTGGTTCGGCATCGCCCCGGACCGGGTCGCGATGTTCGCGTTCCTCGCGATGTTCCTCGGGTTCGCGGTGAAGGTCCCGATCGTCCCCTTCCACACGTGGCTCCCGGACGCGCACGTTCAGGCGCCGACCCCCGCGTCGGTGCTTCTGGCGGGCGTCCTCCTGAAGATGGGGACGTATGCGCTGCTGCGGTTCAACTTCACGATGCTGCCCGAACAGGCGTCGATGCTCGCGGTCCCGATCGCGGCTATCGCCGTCACCAGCGTCATCTACGGCGCAATGTTAGCGCTGGCACAGAAGGACCTCAAGCGGATCGTCGCCTACTCGTCCGTCTCGTCGATGGGCTACGTCATCCTCGGGCTCATCGTCTTCACCGAGTACGGGGTCGGCGGCGCGACGTTCCAGATGGTCGCGCACGGCCTCATCTCGGGACTGATGTTCATGGCGGTCGGCGTCATCTACAACACGACCCACACCCGGATGGTCGGAGACATGGCCGGGATGGCCGACCGGATGCCGGTCACCGTCGGCATCCTCGTCGCCGGCGCCTTCGGCTACATGGGGCTGCCGCTGATGGCCGGCTTCGCCGGCGAGTTCTTCATCTTCGTCGGCTCGCTGTCCGCGCCGGCGCTCCCGTACGCGCCGGTGTTCACGGCGCTCGCCATGTTCGGTATCGTGATCGTCGCCGGCTACCTGCTGTCGGCGATGCAGAGCACGCTGTTCGGCCCGTTCGAACTGGAGACCGACTACGAGGTCGGGCCCGCGGCGTTCCACGACGTCGCCCCGCTCGCGGTGCTTCTGGTGGCGATCATCGTGCTGGGCGTCGCGCCCGACATCTTCTTCGAGATGATCCGTGACGCCGCCGTTCCCGTCGTCGAGGGGGTGACGATCGATGGTTAACGCGCTCCCGCAGGTCGCTGCGCTACTCCCGGTGCTGCTGCTCGGATTCACCGGGCTGGCCCTGCTGCTCGTCGACACGATCAGCCCCGACGAGCGGTCGAACACCTCGATGGCGGCCGTGAGCACGCTCGGCGCGCTCGCCTCGCTCGCGGCGACGGTCTGGTTCGTCGCCTCGGGGACCGGTAGCGTCGACACCGGCGGCGCGATCACGCTGTTCGCAGACGCGATCAAGGTCGACACCATGGCGCTGTTCTTCACCGCCATCTTCGCGTCCGTGACGGCGCTCGTCGTCGTCGCCGGCCACGACTACTTCCACGACCACGCCAACCCGGCGGCGTTCTACTCGCTCGTGACCTTCGCCGCGACGGGGATGGCGCTGCTCGCGGTCGCGAACTCGCTCGCGGTCGTGTTCGTCGCCTTGGAGATGGTGTCGCTGCCGTCGTACGTGCTCGTCGCGTACCTCAAGCGGAACCGCGGGAGCGTCGAAGCGGGGATGAAGTACTTCCTCGTCGGCGCGCTCTCGTCCGCCATCTTCCTGTTCGGCATCTCGCTGGTGTACGCGGCGACGGGGTCGCTCATCCTGAGCGACATCGCGTCGGCGTCGATAGAGGGACTCACGGGCGTCCTCGGCGTCGGTATCGTGATGATGATCGGCGGCGTCGCGTTCAAGACGGCCTCCGTCCCGTTCCACTTCTGGGCGCCGGAGGCGTACGAGGGCGCGCCCGCGCCGGTGAGCGCGTTCCTCTCGTCGGCGTCGAAGGCCGCCGGGTTCGTCGTCGCGTTCCGCGTGTTCACCGAGGCGTTCCCGCTCGAGATGGCGGTCTCCGCGAACATCGACTGGATGCTCGCGTTCGCGGTCCTCGCGGCCGTCACGATGACGGTCGGGAACTTCGCGGCCGCGGTCCAAGAGGAGGTCAAGCGGATGCTGGCGTACTCCTCCATCGGCCACGCCGGCTACGCGCTCATCGGCGTCGCCGCGCTCACGGTCGACGGGCCGGCGAACGGCACCGTCATGGCCACCGCGATGACCCACCTGCTCGTCTACGGGTTCATGAACACCGGCGCGTTCCTCTTCGTCGCGATGGCGGAGCGGTGGGGCGTCGGCAAGACCTTCGCGGACTACGCGGGGCTCGCGCGGCGCGCGCCCGTCGCCTCGACGGCGATGGCCGTGTTCATGTTCTCGCTCGCCGGGCTCCCGCCGTTCGCCGGGTTCTTCTCGAAGTACTTCCTGTTTCAGGCGGCCATCGACAACGGCTTCCTGTGGCTCGCCGGACTCGGCGCGATAAACAGCGTCGTGTCGCTGTACTACTACAGCAGGGTCGTGAAGGCGCTGTGGCTCGACGACCCCGAGACGCAGAGCGCGCTCGACGCGGTCGACGTGCGGCCGACGGCGCTGTACGCCGCGGTCGTCTTCGCGGCGGTCGCGACGTTGCTGCTGCTCCCCGGCTTCGGTCCCGTCATCGAGACGGCCGAGGCGGCGGCGTCCGCGCTGTTCTGAGCGGCGCCTCCAGTCGATCCCTTTTCGATTCCGCTCTCGCCGCGCCCGAGCGCCCGCTCCGGGTTCGGTGGGTTTCGGACGCCGAGCCGCGCGCCGGCGACCACAGATACTCGTCCGTTCGGTCCCTCAGTACGGTCGTGTCTCGGACCCACACCTACCGGTGTCTGAACTGCCTTGACCACGCCGTCACGCGGTCGTTCGACACCTCGCACCTGTCGCGGACATGCCCGAACTGCGGTTCGTTCGAGCGCTTCGCCAACGAGGCCGTGATCGACCGGTTCGAGTCGCTGGAGGCGTCGCCGCCGACGGAACTCGACTGGGAGCGGCTGGAGCGTCGGGAGAAGCTGCTCGTCGCGGAACGGCTCGCCCGCACGGAGAAGACGCTCGCGGACTTCGAGGTGGTCGGCAACGAGGACGACGACGCGGGCGACGGCGTCGCCGCGACCGAGGCGTAACGCCGCCAGACGCCTACCGCGCGTACAGTTTCCCGCCGACGAGGTCGGGGAGTCCGACGCCGTCGCCGGGCGTGACGGCCACGTAAGGGTGACCGACCGGCCCGAACACGTCGACGACGCGGCCGACCGTGGAGAGCGACTCGTCGACGACGCTCGCGCCGATCCGCGGCGGGTCGGCGCCCGGGTCGCCGCGAGCGATCGCGAGTCCGCCGGCGGTGCGGACGACGGTGCCGACGCGCCGCACGGTTACTCCCGGAGAACGCCGAGGTACGCGGCGATCGCCTGAACGAGGTCGTTTTTCGCGGTGTCCTCGGTGCCTCTGACCGCCACGGAACCGCGGGCGTCGAACTCTCGGGGGTAGGTCGCATCGCGCTCGACGACGGCGTCGTAGCCGACCTGCTGGACGGCCTTCGCGATCTCGTCGACGGTCGGCGCTTCGACCGCCATGTCCATCGGGACGCGGCGTCCCTCCGAGCGCGACAGCTCGGCGTCGAAGTAGGCGGGGTAGACGACGTTCTCGACCATATCGGATACCCTCGCGCGCGGCGTAAGGTCGTTTCGGACCGGCGCCGCCCGGGCGCCGGTCACTCCGTCCGGAACTCGAACCGCGCTCCGCCGCTCTCGGCGGGACACGCGGCGACGGTCCAGCCGTGCGCCTCGGCAATTCGCTCGCTGATCGCCAGCCCGAGTCCCGTGCCCGACTCCTCGGTCGTGAACCCGCTCTCGAACACCCGGTCGATGTCGTCCTCCGGGAGCCCCCGCCCGTCGTCTTCGACGTAGAAGCCGTCCACGACGGTGCCGTCGTCCTCACGGAGGGCCGCAACGCCCACGCGGACCGAGAGTGGCGCGTCCGGAGGGCTGTCGCCGTGTTCCACGCTGTCGTCGGGCTCCGCCCGACTGCTCGTGGAACCGTGTTCCACACTGTTCCGAAAGACGTTCTCGAACAGTTCGCGAAGCCGCGTGCGGTTCGCCTCCAGCGTCGTGTCCGAGTCGACGGTCAGGGTCGCGCCGTCGGTGTCGACGCCCTCCCACGCCTCGCGGGCGATATCGGCCAGCGAGACGGACTCCGTCTCTCCGACCGACCGCCCCTGTCTGGCCAGCGACAGGAGGTCCTCGACGAGTTCGTCCATCCGACCGATCGCGTCCGCGGCCCTGTCGAGGTGGTCCATGTCGCCGGTCTCGCGAGCGAGGTCGACGTACCCCTCCGCGACCGACAGCGGGTTTCGGAGGTCGTGTGACACGATGGACGCGAACTCGTCGAGCCGCTCGTTCTGCCGTCTGAGCGTCTCCTCGCGCTCTCGCCGGTCGGTGACGTCGGTGTAGATGGCGTAGCCGGCGGCGTTCTCCGCGTCGAGGCGGATCGGGATGACGTGGAGGATGAAGTGACGGGTCCCGTCGGCGGTCGTCCGGGCCACCTCCCGGCGGACGTTCTCGCCGCGCTGTAACCGCTCGTTGAGGTCGTCGGCCTCCGGTCCGGAGCCGGCGGGCACGATGTAATCGTCGATCGACTCTCCGGTCACCGTCTCCGCGTCGTATCCGAACGTCTCCTCGAACGCGTCGTTCACCTGCCGGACGATTGGGTCGCCGTCGACGTAGTCGTAGGCGATGGCGGGGTCCGGGACGTTCGTGAACAGCGCGAGCAGCCTGTCGCGTTCCGTCCGAAGAGTCTCGGTAACGGCGATCCGATCGAGCGTCTCTTCGAGGTGGGAGCCGAGCAGCTCCGCCAGTCGCCGGTCGTCGTCGTCGAACCCGTCCGCCCCGGCGGCGAGCTGAAAGACGACGTCGTCTCCGACCGGGACGGTGAGCAGCGTGTCGAACCGGCTCTCGGGGTTCGGGTTCGGCGCGATAGACGCGTTCCCGGTCCGGACGGCACGCCCGGCCACTCCGCCGCCGACGCGGACTCGGTTACAGTCCTCGACCGGCGTCCCGCTGGAGGCGACCACCGGCTCGACCCACTCCCCGTCGCGGACGGCGACCACGGACTGGTACTCCGGGAACACCTGCTCCGCGACGGCGGTGACGGCACGGTACGCCTCGTCGACCGATCTGACGGCGGCCAGCTCCGCCATCCCAGCGTTGAGCTGTTCGATCCGCGAGGGAGTCCGCGTCGGTTCCGACCGGACGACCGACCGCCGGTCGCGGGCGAGGAGCCACGCCACGGTGTCCGAAAGCGCCTCGGGCGTCCCGGCGGTCGCGTCCACGACCGGGTCGGTCGCGGTCTCGCCAGCCGGGTCATCGACGTACGCGACCACGGCGCCGTCGCGGTCGACCGACCGGACGCGTTCGAGCCCCGCCTCGTCGACGACGACGGTCACGTCGACGTCGGTGATCTGCGCCTCGTCGGCCGCGTCCGAGGTAACGGCGTGCGCCTTGACCGCGAACGTCCCGTCGCCGTCGTCCACGCGGGGTTCGAGCCGCGCCTCGAGGTCCTCGGAGAGCTCGGGGTCACCGCTGAGCACGAGAACCGACGCGTGCTCGCCCAACGCAGAAGTCACGATGGTGTATCGTAGTCCGCGCCGAGAGTATAAGCCTTCTTACCGATCACCGAACCCTCGGCCGTACCGCACCGCTCGCGACCCGTCGTCGCCGTTCGCGTCGCGTTCGCGCTCTCGCGAGAACCGGCGACGACCGACCCCGGAACCCTTTTGGAGCAACACGGGCCACGTTCGTGTAATGAGCGATCTCGAAGCGGAGTACCGTCTCGACTACTTCGAGGAGGAGGGGTTCGAGCGGAAGGAGTGCACCTCCTGTGGCGCGCACTTCTGGACCCGCGACGCCGACCGCGAACTGTGCGGCGAGCCGCCGTGTGCGGACTACAGCTTCATCGACGACCCCGGCTTCCCGGAGGCCCATTCGCTGTCGGAGATGCGGGAGGCGTTCCTCTCCTTCTTCGAGGAGCACGGCCATGAGCGGATCGACCCGTACCCGGTCGCCGCGAACCGCTGGCGCGACGACGTCCTCCTGACGCAGGCGTCCATCTACGACTTCCAGCCGCTCGTCACCTCGGGACAGACGCCCCCGCCGGCGAACCCGCTGACCGTCTCACAGCCCTGTATCCGGATGCAGGACATCGACAACGTCGGCAAGACCGGCCGCCACACGATGGCGTTCGAGATGATGGCCCACCACGCGTTCAACACGCGCGAGGAGGTGGAGGAGGACGAGTACGCCTACCACGGCGAGGTGTACTGGAAAGACGAGACGGTCCAGTACTGCGACGAACTGTTCGAGAGCCTCGGCGCCGACCTCGAGGAGATCACCTACATCGAGGACCCGTGGGTCGGCGGCGGTAACGCCGGTCCCGCCATCGAGGTCATCTACAAGGGCGCGGAGCTGGCGACGCTCGTCTTCATGTGCATGGAGCGGGACCCCGACGGCGACTACGAGATGAAAGACGGGCACACGTACTCGTTCATGGACACGTACATCGTCGACACCGGGTACGGGCTCGAACGGTGGACCTGGATGAGCCAGGGGACCGCGACGGTGTACGAGGCGATCTACCCCGACGCGATCGACTTCCTGAAGGAGAACGCGGGGATAGAGCACACGGAGGCGGAACGCGAGATCGTCCACCGCGCCGCGAAGCTCTCCGGCCGGCTCGACATCGACG
The sequence above is a segment of the Halorubrum sp. 2020YC2 genome. Coding sequences within it:
- a CDS encoding NuoM family protein; this encodes MAAAFVGALTVFLAPDEWAGRLAFAISLVPFVGSLYLWSGFEAGGNALLGGEVAYATQIEWLEVGGRGVSWFVGLDGISLPLFVLTTFLVPLAILSAWTPVDTRQSQFYGLMLFMEANLLGVFAALDFFLWFVFWEAVLVPMYFLIGIWGGPRRKYAAIKFFVYTNAASLLMFIGFMSLVFALGDSVSSFALPEIAQAVAAGGLTEWFGIAPDRVAMFAFLAMFLGFAVKVPIVPFHTWLPDAHVQAPTPASVLLAGVLLKMGTYALLRFNFTMLPEQASMLAVPIAAIAVTSVIYGAMLALAQKDLKRIVAYSSVSSMGYVILGLIVFTEYGVGGATFQMVAHGLISGLMFMAVGVIYNTTHTRMVGDMAGMADRMPVTVGILVAGAFGYMGLPLMAGFAGEFFIFVGSLSAPALPYAPVFTALAMFGIVIVAGYLLSAMQSTLFGPFELETDYEVGPAAFHDVAPLAVLLVAIIVLGVAPDIFFEMIRDAAVPVVEGVTIDG
- a CDS encoding NADH-quinone oxidoreductase subunit N — encoded protein: MVNALPQVAALLPVLLLGFTGLALLLVDTISPDERSNTSMAAVSTLGALASLAATVWFVASGTGSVDTGGAITLFADAIKVDTMALFFTAIFASVTALVVVAGHDYFHDHANPAAFYSLVTFAATGMALLAVANSLAVVFVALEMVSLPSYVLVAYLKRNRGSVEAGMKYFLVGALSSAIFLFGISLVYAATGSLILSDIASASIEGLTGVLGVGIVMMIGGVAFKTASVPFHFWAPEAYEGAPAPVSAFLSSASKAAGFVVAFRVFTEAFPLEMAVSANIDWMLAFAVLAAVTMTVGNFAAAVQEEVKRMLAYSSIGHAGYALIGVAALTVDGPANGTVMATAMTHLLVYGFMNTGAFLFVAMAERWGVGKTFADYAGLARRAPVASTAMAVFMFSLAGLPPFAGFFSKYFLFQAAIDNGFLWLAGLGAINSVVSLYYYSRVVKALWLDDPETQSALDAVDVRPTALYAAVVFAAVATLLLLPGFGPVIETAEAAASALF
- a CDS encoding Gar1/Naf1 family protein, with translation MRRVGTVVRTAGGLAIARGDPGADPPRIGASVVDESLSTVGRVVDVFGPVGHPYVAVTPGDGVGLPDLVGGKLYAR
- the srp19 gene encoding signal recognition particle subunit SRP19 — encoded protein: MVENVVYPAYFDAELSRSEGRRVPMDMAVEAPTVDEIAKAVQQVGYDAVVERDATYPREFDARGSVAVRGTEDTAKNDLVQAIAAYLGVLRE
- a CDS encoding PAS domain-containing sensor histidine kinase, producing the protein MTSALGEHASVLVLSGDPELSEDLEARLEPRVDDGDGTFAVKAHAVTSDAADEAQITDVDVTVVVDEAGLERVRSVDRDGAVVAYVDDPAGETATDPVVDATAGTPEALSDTVAWLLARDRRSVVRSEPTRTPSRIEQLNAGMAELAAVRSVDEAYRAVTAVAEQVFPEYQSVVAVRDGEWVEPVVASSGTPVEDCNRVRVGGGVAGRAVRTGNASIAPNPNPESRFDTLLTVPVGDDVVFQLAAGADGFDDDDRRLAELLGSHLEETLDRIAVTETLRTERDRLLALFTNVPDPAIAYDYVDGDPIVRQVNDAFEETFGYDAETVTGESIDDYIVPAGSGPEADDLNERLQRGENVRREVARTTADGTRHFILHVIPIRLDAENAAGYAIYTDVTDRREREETLRRQNERLDEFASIVSHDLRNPLSVAEGYVDLARETGDMDHLDRAADAIGRMDELVEDLLSLARQGRSVGETESVSLADIAREAWEGVDTDGATLTVDSDTTLEANRTRLRELFENVFRNSVEHGSTSSRAEPDDSVEHGDSPPDAPLSVRVGVAALREDDGTVVDGFYVEDDGRGLPEDDIDRVFESGFTTEESGTGLGLAISERIAEAHGWTVAACPAESGGARFEFRTE